One part of the Ranitomeya imitator isolate aRanImi1 chromosome 10, aRanImi1.pri, whole genome shotgun sequence genome encodes these proteins:
- the RER1 gene encoding protein RER1, with translation MSEGDSIGESVHGKSSLVYRFFSRLGQIYQSWLDKSTPYTAVRWLMTLGLSGLYMIRVYILQGWYIVTYALGIYHLNLFIAFLSPKVDPSLMEDSDEGPSLPTKQNEEFRPFIRRLPEFKFWHSATKGVVVAMVCTFFEAFNVPVFWPILVMYFIMLFCITMKRQIKHMIKYRYIPFTHGKRKYKGKEETGKPFSS, from the exons ATGTCAGAAGGCGACAGCATCGGAGAATCCGTACATGGCAAGTCCTCGCTGGTGTACCGCTTCTTCTCCCGGCTAGGGCAG ATTTACCAGTCATGGCTCGACAAGTCCACGCCGTACACAGCCGTGCGATGGTTGATGACCCTCGGTCTAAGCGGTCTCTACATGATAAGGGTTTATATACTACAG ggttGGTACATAGTAACGTACGCCTTGGGTATCTACCATCTAAACCTCTTCATAGCATTCTTGTCTCCGAAGGTAGACCCGTCCTTAATGGAAGATTCAG ATGAGGGGCCTTCCTTACCAACAAAACAGAACGAAGAGTTTCGTCCGTTCATTCGGCGACTGCCAGAATTTAAATTTTG GCATTCGGCTACTAAGGGTGTGGTTGTGGCCATGGTGTGCACCTTCTTTGAGGCATTCAATGTTCCAGTCTTCTGGCCAATCCTGGTCATGTATTTTATTATGCTTTTCTGCATCACTATGAAGAGACAAATAAAG CACATGATTAAATACAGATACATCCCATTCACACACGGCAAGCGGAAATACAAAGGAAAGGAAGAAACCGGGAAGCCATTTTCCAGTTAA